From the Actinomycetota bacterium genome, one window contains:
- a CDS encoding sulfurtransferase TusA family protein, giving the protein MTIEVDVRGLSCPLPVVKTKKAIEENPNEPIVVLIDSAVSVENVSRLARSKGYSVNVKQKGDEFHLLIEGKEA; this is encoded by the coding sequence ATGACAATTGAGGTTGATGTCAGAGGTCTTTCTTGCCCACTGCCCGTTGTTAAAACTAAAAAGGCAATAGAAGAAAATCCAAATGAACCAATTGTTGTGTTAATTGACAGTGCTGTATCGGTGGAGAATGTCAGTAGGTTGGCGAGAAGCAAAGGTTACTCCGTAAACGTAAAGCAAAAAGGAGATGAGTTTCATCTCTTAATCGAGGGAAAGGAGGCATAG